The Populus nigra chromosome 4, ddPopNigr1.1, whole genome shotgun sequence genome contains the following window.
aatttataatttaacctaaatcaatatcatataattttgttaattaataataaaaaaatattgagtatttaacaaaataacctaattaccaacttaatatatatatatatatatatatatatatatataattaacctaatctataatttaatttaaatcaacacTAACTATTTaacctcataatttttttaattcaaaatcaacaccAACCAAAGATAATTGATTACTTaacaaaataacttaattataatatttaataaacaacTTAAATTACATCTAATTAAtctgatatttaatttaaaactttaatattcaatataattaaattaatattaattaaacacaaattaaatcaaattaatttagaaaaatattcaatataacGTGGAtgatgaagagagagagagagagatgacaTAGTACGCTCAGGTTAAAGAATCTGCGCAGGTAACATTTCTATTAAGCTTAAAGCACAAAAGTTTATGATTGTATCTCAATTGGTTGGCAGGGCTTGTTGGTGCCTGTCTTCGCGAATGCAGGGACTTCGAAAACCACACTAATCATCATGatttactaaataaatattaatagtgaGAAACATAGATATTAAACTCCGTCTGAGATTGACTGGTCAAAATATTGGGTTTTAGATTTTATGGATCaagttagaaaaattaaatattttttataaaaaattttaacaaaatttatataaatatagactatatatattgtaaataataaaatttaaaagaatattttttaaaaaaaatatctcatattaaaaggaaattatattaagtttttaaattgaaatatttaaatcaaaaaagttttttatgccacattaaaaaaataatttttttcttgtaaatatagagtatatatactaatggatttcaaatctcacattgaaaaaataacttttttttaaaaaaacataaaatatatatattaataagttttaaatttcatattaacaaaatattatattatcctgatttaatatttgatatcaatggaaagttctcataacaaaattcagTATGTTGAAAATCGTGTAGGCACTCTcatcatttaaaaagaaaaggttgcaaCTGTTTATTTCGCACCTGTATAGGTGCAGCCAAACTTAGTAGGCATCAGCTTCCCTTCACAACTGGATTATATTGGTTTTTCCAGGTTTTTTTGCCTTGATTAACCAAACCAACGAACTAGTTTCGGTTCAATTggggattttaaattaaaaaaataataaaatttcagtttagttggtttttttaagtgaaaactaAACTGAACGAAGATGCTCAATCCTATGTTATACCATGCTTGAAACTGAGAGGAAAGCCATGGCAATCGAATTACAATGCAGTCTTGGGAGAGAGAGCAATAATTTGTTCCGTCCAAAGAACACATTACTACATTTTGCTGCTGTTCTAATGCAAACTTAACAGGCATTTGTTACTTCCAGTGCCctcaattcaaacaaaaatttcacACATTTTCACACCAGCACTGGGAACAAAATGCGAAGGATAAGAAAAaccagagggaaaaaaaaaatagaaatgaaaatgaatagGGTATCTTAATGTATGAGATTAGGCCATTGAGGATAGCTAACGATTATAGACCAGCAGCAAGACAAACCGAATTATTCATAAGTACCAATAAAATAAGCATTGCGCAAAAGGGATAGGATGAATCACTCTTAAGCTTGAGGCTTCTCCCATTTGAGGGGCTTGACAACTTCCCAGGTGAAGTCTGGATCATCCCTTCCAAAATGTCCGTATGCAGCTGTCTTCAAGAACCTATTACCCCCCCTCTTGAGATCCAGGTTGATGGTCATCATTCCAGGCCTAAAGTCAAAGTTCTCCTTCACAATCTTAAGGATCTCCTTGTCAGGAATTTTTCCAGTGCCATAGGTGTCCACAAAGACTGACAGAGGCTCAGGTACACCAATAGCATAGGAAACTTGCACAATGCACCTACGAGCAAGACCATTTGCTACGATGCTCTTGGCAGCTTGCCTAACAATGTAAGCACCACTCCTATCCACCTTAGTTGGGTCCTTCCCTGAGAAAGCACCACCACCATGGGCTCCCCAGCCACCATAGGTGTCAATAATGATCTTGCGTCCAGTGAGACCTGCATCACCATGAGGACCACCAATAACAAAACGGCCGGATGGGTTGAGGTGAAAGATAGTTTTCTCATCAAGGTACTTCTCCGGGATAACAGGCTTGATGACATGCTCCTTTAGATCAGcggcaatttcatcatttgtgaCAGTCTCGTCATGCTGAGTAGAGATGAGAACAGTGTGGACACGAACAGGGACCATCGCACCATTGTCATTGAAGTACTCAACAGTAACTTGAGTCTTGCCATCAGGTCTTAGCCAAGGGCAGGTTCCATTCTTCCTAACCTCAGTGAGGCGAGCACCAAGCTTGGTGGCAAGAACATGGCTCAAAGGCATATACTCGGGGGTCTCATCAGtggcataaccaaacatatgGCCCTGGTCACCAGCACCAATCTCCTCTGGGCGCTTGGTAAAGTGACCGTGGACACCCTGGGCAATATCCGGGCTCTGTTGCTCAATGTTAACCAATACTTTGCACTTGTCAGCATCAAGACCAACGTCGTCAGAAACAAATCCAATGTTACGGCATGTGTCACGAACAATCTTTTCATAGTCTATCTTTCCCTTGGTGGTGATCTCTCCAAAGACCATGACCATGTTAGTCTTTGTACATGTCTCGCAAGCAACCTTGCTGTCTGGGTCCTGCTCAAGGCAGGCATCGAGCACTGCATCAGAGATCTGGTCACATAGTTTGTCAGGGTGGCCCTCATTCACTGACTCAGAGGTGAATAGAAAGGTTTCCATTTTCTTGAGCTGCATGTCAcaaaattcacaacaaagacCTCTTAATATGGTGACATGTGGCAACTGTGTGCAAACTAAGCTTGCTTAATTAGTGTGGCAAGCAAAATTCCATCAACATGTGAGAATATGGTAAAAAGAATAGTGCCGAAAATATCCTCATGACTGATTTAGATTCTTCAAACTTTTCTAAACAAGTTATAAACGGGCAGAATCAAAGTACAGGAAATGATAAGAATCTCAAAAGTTTATGCTCCTGAATGAGAGcgattaaaaaagaacaaagaacagTTAGATTCCTTTAGCACTGGAAGAGATAAGCTTCTATAGAATcacttgtcaaaaaaaaaagtcgggAAAAGAATCAAATACCCAATAAAACAACCCCCAATAGTGAAAATTCAGGTATTAACATGCTATGCTATGGTGAAAGTACCAAACggcaaacaaaaatattagctTCTCATACAGAGTGAGCTCCCAGAGTATCGCAAGCCCCATTATGAATTGAAGGTGTTTTGCACAGTttataacagttttttttttctaccattGATTATATTAAAAGCAGAGACACCAAACGTGCCTCAGTTACTTGCAGAAGCGCAAAGTTACATTTTTCTTGGTATAATTTATTAGTAATTGCACGATAGAAATGAATAAACACTAGATCTAAGCAAGAGGCACTCTGATACGATTATGATCGCAACCCTACACGGTCCTTTCAAGTAATACAAAACATTCTTGGAATCTGTCGATATATTTTCAGAGAGCTCATCActaaaaaactatcaaattgataaaaataatcagATCTGatgtattttaatgaaaatgtaAGCGAAAAACATGACTTTCAGACATGATGTTCTGCACACACTAACAGTCAAAACGAAATCTTCAACGTCACACCCGGCACGGACCAGACTCCAGAGTAAACGCAACAAGTACCCAGATCTGTAACTGTTTGAACCATGTTTACTAAAAAACTTAAGACCAAGAAACTAAAAGACCACTCTTTAAACATTCATTTTTCTAGAGTCTACAAAGAAAAACCCATGAAGAGAGCATGCAATATGATTCAGAGTAAACAGTACTATAAAGTGGAGAATGGCAGGAGATACCTTGGACAGGAGTCGCCGGTACAGATCTAAAGGAAAGCTTAAGAGCTTGTCGGCCTGTGTGAGATTTTCTAATCAGACCCCAAAGAACCACGAAATAAAAATGCTTTGGTTGCTTAGTATTTATAGACCTACCTACTGGTAACCGGATGGGGTGGTTTGGGATTCTCTTAAATCTACGGTGGATTCTGTCAATTGCTTGAGGACAAAACATAGCCGTTGGATGTCAGAATTTGGATTGGTTGGGGTTGGTGGGAGATGGATAAAAATGAgagaataatttcatttttcaaggtgtttaataatgtttttggaAGTAATTTTTCTTTGGTACTCTCggaaatttttcttttcaaatttaatatgttCTTCGGGGTTGATATTAACTTTCTAGCTTATGgattaattttgttaatatataatttaaaaatccaCATAAATAATCctataataactttaaaatgaAGTGTAATTATAGATCAAgtaattcaatatttatatatttttattttattttatttttgttattttttaatgggataattacaaaaaaaaaagtttacagtctgatttaaattttatttttttctatatacttttataaattataccTTTCACCTCATAGTTTATATGTTTAATagtagtttatatttttaataatatattttacttgaattttttatttaattcgggatgtaaagtataatttataaaaatatagtgaaaaaataaaatttagatgaAACTATGAaggatttttgtaattatttttttaaaaaattttacattttaaacaataatgacttaaaaagaaaaggacgaAAAAACAAAGCAGGTACCATTACTAATACTAATTTGGTTGCTTGAAATAACCGGCATGGCTGGTTACTCACCAACCTCAATCGGTAGCCGGCTCAGTGGCTTGAGTCATGGGCTTGGGTCTCTTTCTGCGGCATGGGAAAAAGTTTTTGGCTCTTCGGATTTAGGTAATTGACAATGATGTGAATGGTTTACCTGGAGTTGGTACCGCAATTTTCAAACTCAAATATCCATTTGAATTGactttaatcaatttatttgagtttttttttttcagccatGTTATTCAATGGACAgtatataaactataaatattatcaaatttaatctaaatttttattttatttatataatatttatatttgagaaaattgttaaaaaactCATGTTCTTTAATACATGAATACTTTACATAccaatttcttttataatatccgtggttttaaaattaatttcacatTATATATTACAActcaatcaatatatatatatatatatatatatatatatatatatatatattatatgcttGCTATagtgatgttttttaatatcgAAAGTATCTTTAGAAAAAATCTTCACTGAGCTACCactattttccttgtttttcttctttctctctctctccaataCAATGAGTAGCCCCTCCTTTCAGAGTTTTGAAACTCGGCCCGGTGGTCCACTCGGTCCAAGACCCAGGTCACGGGTTTTGCCCGGTCACCCGGGTCAAccctattttttataaatcaaaacaacattgttttgataaaaaaaaaaacaaaaaaatagtcaaCGAGTTACAATCGGATTTTTATCGGGTTTTGTCGGATCAACCAACTAGATCAGCCAGGTCACACCAGGTTGTGACTtcccctatttttttaaacccggTCCCGTTCCAGCCCCGGGCCAGCCGGGCCGGGCTGGATTTCAAAACAATGCCTCCCTCTATAAAGCCCAGTCACTACCACTATCATTAGTTACGTCCTTCTTTGTCAAATGGGCAAGGAAATACATAGCTCTCCATGAGCTTTTGCCTTTTGGAAATTAACTAAATACACATGCTATCACcctattcttttctttcctctctcatTCGTATTGAAAAACAGTGACTATCACCATAGCTTGTTACTTCCTTCTTTGTAAAAATGAACTAGGAAATACATAATTCTCCATGAGCTTTAGCTTTGGAGGAATCAGCTACATTACATCAAACATATATTACTTGAAACCCTTCCTAAATCTTGCTTTAACAAAATTAGATTATTTAACATCTATGAATTTTTACATATACACAATCTTTGGAAAGACAGTTGATACAGACTTAGTGAGGATgaaatttggttttaaaatgCATGTTGATCAATTTTGCGAGATTGAACATATCTTTCAAACTATATATCAAAATGAGCTAAAATTTTACAGGAAGCTACTAGAGACATGGGAATATATTTTAGTAAATTTTCAGATTAAATGAAGTTTGAGAACATATTATTCCAAAAGGTTAAAGTTACTAGACAAATCTTGTCAAATCTGCCAAACTATACATTGTGTACTGTTTAGGACATATCTAGAGCTATATGTGTAATTGTTCTGCGATTCAAGTTGAGCTAGAAACtagacatataaaaaatttataaccaTATATGGTAGGCCCAGTAATTTATCCAGAAGAAAAAGAACGACGTGTTTGAAGTCAAGACTGAAAATCTGCCAAGAATGTGTGAAAAATAGAGATTCGGGTTACATGAAAAACTTTTAGCatgaagaatttgtttttttatgattttattttatttattcaattaattttggataattatttttaatttgggtttgttCTGGCTTATTAGATATTATTTAgggatttatttcattattagaCTTATGTTAATTGATTACTAGTTTAGGCTCATTAGCTTGCAACCCAAAAGGGGTCTATTTGGGTTAGTTAGAgtagattatattattttttttacctataaatttCAGAAGCGATTTGGAGAATAAACgtgggtttttcttttgtttgtttgtggcaAAACAAACTTTCTTTACAGGGATAAAGATCATACACTAACTTATTGAGGATTAAATGGCTTTGTGGTGTCATTTGCATACTTAGGATTCTTAGATATAAGGTATCTATGGGTCCAAGTATTTTTCCAATACCTTAGTTTCTTAGGTACAGggttctatcaaacctgatttttagCTTTCTGGGTTGCTATCTACTTCGTTAGGGGTTGCTTGACCACGTGATCAAGAGGTTCGCATTAGTTGGTGTTAGATCTAGGCtccaaaaatcaaattatatcctttattttctttttagtagtTTCGGCTTCATTAGCTTTAGTTGTCTTTGATTTGGTTTTCAATTATTTCGTGTCTAAAACTTAATAGTTTATGTCTAgggtttcttaaaaaaaaagatgttattttagtttgttgctATCTTAGAATATATAAGTAGtataaagagtaaaaaaaagcGTCCAAAAGTCACTTTTGTCGAATCTACCACAATACATAAATAAGGGAAAATTTGGACcaaatgaattcaaaaaattctcaaattgTATATACTTGTTTTAAGAGTCCTAATCACACCCCATATAAAATCTAATCTCATTTGCTATAGTAACCAAGGTCGGGATTAAAACTTGTTGTAATAGGTCAGATTCGTATCAAAAGGGAATTTAAGgtcaaataaattcataatattcTCAAATTTTATACATTTGGTTTTAAGGTTCTAATAGAATCCCATATAAAACTTGATGTCATTTgaagtttgttttctataggaaCTAAATTCAAGATTGGAACTTATCGTAATAAGTCTAATTCGTGTCAGTAATTCAAACTTGTTTTGTTgctgttatttttcaattatgacagtataataaaatcataattgatatatttaggtctcatttaaaaattttttatataaccttttcatctttttttctttcgcGTCTTCAAAACCATCTATTTTTCGTACAAATTCGCTTATTACTCGTGAAATTATAATTGTAGTTTCATCTTTgcttgttttcatatttttcttgattcttgAGTGACATACACATATTTGGATATGCTATTAAGGTTGatatatttggttttgattttagttCCGTAAGAGTTGAAGAAAGGTGAGAAACGAGGAAAAGGGTGTGGCGAGCATATTTGAGTGAAACGCGAGGGAAGTGTAAACATGTGAGGAAGTGGATaaggaatatatatttctttttaactaaCCAATTTTCAGATTCAAAGATTTTAAAGGCAAGTAATAACATGGCACCATAGAGATGAGacaatgaaattataatttaattatgtattatgAATCAGCATGTGGATTAGATGGCTAATGAATTTGGAGATAGATTGGATAGGTTGGAGCGGCAACGTGTTAATGATCATAATAGGGTTCAAATTAGGcttgaacaaaga
Protein-coding sequences here:
- the LOC133690725 gene encoding S-adenosylmethionine synthase 1: METFLFTSESVNEGHPDKLCDQISDAVLDACLEQDPDSKVACETCTKTNMVMVFGEITTKGKIDYEKIVRDTCRNIGFVSDDVGLDADKCKVLVNIEQQSPDIAQGVHGHFTKRPEEIGAGDQGHMFGYATDETPEYMPLSHVLATKLGARLTEVRKNGTCPWLRPDGKTQVTVEYFNDNGAMVPVRVHTVLISTQHDETVTNDEIAADLKEHVIKPVIPEKYLDEKTIFHLNPSGRFVIGGPHGDAGLTGRKIIIDTYGGWGAHGGGAFSGKDPTKVDRSGAYIVRQAAKSIVANGLARRCIVQVSYAIGVPEPLSVFVDTYGTGKIPDKEILKIVKENFDFRPGMMTINLDLKRGGNRFLKTAAYGHFGRDDPDFTWEVVKPLKWEKPQA